Proteins co-encoded in one Streptomyces roseochromogenus subsp. oscitans DS 12.976 genomic window:
- a CDS encoding salicylate synthase gives MRTDVDPLVAATGLVASGLFSTYVLYEGPDAWSVAGGVVAEVVLKPETVRCTKDGTTVERPWHGDPFAPVREFLDGLELADWRAYGWSAFELAYAVAGRPVENDVLLHLVVPRTEIRLSQGQALVRGLDPQEMTLVEKTLAGLEAEPDARDRPVGTDIEVGAAAYRASVATVVDRIRAGELQKAVVSRIVPVTSDIDFPASYLVGRRANTPARSYLLNMGDLQALGFSPETVVEVEPDRTVASQPLAGTRALTGDAEEDRRRREHLLADPKELHEHAISVKVAVDELAGPCRPETVVVQEYMVIKERGSVQHLASKVVGRMPQDASPWDAFAAVFPAVTASGVPKHAAYDAISDCEPRERGLYAGTVMTVAQDGSMDAALALRSVFRRNGETWLQAGAGVVEHSVPERELEETREKLRCVADRLVARAAESGAVAPDTEPEKRLYV, from the coding sequence GTGCGCACGGATGTCGATCCACTTGTCGCGGCAACGGGTCTCGTCGCCTCGGGCCTGTTCTCCACCTATGTCCTCTACGAAGGGCCGGACGCCTGGTCGGTGGCCGGCGGAGTTGTGGCCGAAGTCGTATTGAAACCGGAAACCGTGCGATGTACGAAGGACGGCACCACCGTCGAACGCCCCTGGCACGGCGATCCGTTCGCCCCGGTCCGTGAGTTCCTGGACGGTCTGGAGCTGGCCGACTGGCGCGCCTACGGCTGGAGTGCCTTCGAGCTCGCCTACGCCGTCGCCGGCCGCCCGGTCGAGAACGACGTCCTGCTCCATCTCGTCGTTCCGAGAACGGAGATACGCCTGTCCCAGGGCCAGGCCCTCGTGCGCGGTCTGGACCCGCAGGAGATGACCCTCGTCGAGAAGACGCTGGCCGGCCTGGAGGCGGAACCGGATGCCCGGGACCGGCCGGTCGGCACGGACATCGAGGTCGGCGCCGCGGCCTACCGCGCCTCCGTCGCCACCGTCGTGGACCGTATACGCGCCGGAGAACTGCAGAAGGCCGTCGTGTCCCGGATCGTCCCCGTCACCTCCGACATCGACTTCCCGGCGAGCTACCTCGTCGGACGCCGCGCCAACACGCCTGCGCGGTCCTACCTGTTGAACATGGGAGACCTTCAGGCTCTGGGGTTCAGCCCGGAGACCGTCGTGGAAGTCGAACCGGACCGCACCGTCGCCAGCCAGCCGCTGGCCGGCACCCGGGCCCTGACCGGCGACGCCGAAGAGGACCGGCGGCGACGCGAACACCTCCTGGCGGACCCCAAGGAACTCCACGAGCACGCCATCTCGGTGAAGGTCGCCGTCGATGAACTCGCCGGGCCCTGCCGGCCGGAGACGGTGGTCGTGCAGGAGTACATGGTGATCAAGGAGCGGGGCTCCGTTCAGCATCTTGCCTCCAAGGTCGTGGGCCGGATGCCGCAGGACGCCAGTCCCTGGGACGCCTTCGCCGCCGTCTTCCCCGCCGTCACCGCCTCGGGTGTGCCCAAGCACGCCGCGTACGACGCCATCTCGGACTGCGAGCCGCGGGAGCGCGGCCTCTACGCCGGCACGGTGATGACGGTGGCGCAGGACGGCTCCATGGACGCCGCGCTCGCCCTGCGCAGTGTCTTCCGCCGGAACGGTGAGACCTGGCTCCAGGCCGGTGCCGGGGTCGTCGAGCACTCCGTACCTGAGCGCGAGCTGGAGGAGACCAGGGAGAAGCTGAGGTGTGTGGCCGACCGTCTGGTGGCGCGTGCGGCCGAGAGCGGCGCGGTGGCGCCGGACACCGAACCCGAGAAGCGTCTGTACGTCTGA
- a CDS encoding TetR/AcrR family transcriptional regulator, with protein MKPRNGRRGSARRSTPLSQETIVEAALRILDSEGPRHLSMRRLAKELSITPMALYHHVRDRHELLLLLVASRSQGRARPVLPEDPRERLLAAAQLLHDVLAQYPFLNEILASPDLLAVSALWVMEALLDAAVECGLTPEEAAQAHQAIWHFTVGVLLIRTTSRQHHAELTRPTQREQVFATLSPDDFPRVTALAGRWSALTARDSHREALEDIVEGLLGGRAAHQGEHT; from the coding sequence ATGAAGCCCCGTAACGGGCGCAGAGGCAGTGCACGTCGGTCCACGCCCCTCTCGCAGGAGACCATCGTCGAGGCCGCACTGCGCATCCTCGACAGTGAGGGACCTCGGCACCTGTCCATGCGACGGCTCGCCAAGGAGCTCTCCATCACGCCGATGGCCCTCTACCACCATGTGCGCGACAGGCACGAGCTGCTGCTCCTGCTCGTCGCCTCCCGATCCCAGGGCCGCGCCCGGCCGGTCCTGCCCGAGGACCCGCGCGAGAGACTGCTGGCGGCCGCCCAGCTGCTCCACGACGTCCTCGCCCAGTACCCGTTCCTCAACGAGATCCTGGCCTCCCCCGACCTCCTGGCCGTGTCCGCGCTCTGGGTCATGGAGGCCCTGCTCGACGCGGCCGTCGAGTGCGGTCTCACCCCCGAAGAGGCGGCCCAGGCCCATCAGGCCATCTGGCACTTCACGGTCGGTGTCCTTCTGATCCGTACGACCAGCCGTCAGCACCATGCCGAACTGACCCGCCCCACTCAGCGCGAACAGGTCTTCGCCACCCTGTCGCCCGACGACTTCCCTCGCGTGACGGCACTCGCCGGCCGCTGGTCCGCGCTCACCGCGCGGGACAGCCACCGCGAGGCCCTGGAGGACATCGTCGAGGGCCTGCTCGGCGGACGTGCGGCACACCAGGGAGAACACACATGA
- a CDS encoding saccharopine dehydrogenase NADP-binding domain-containing protein — MSIDTAPMIGILGGYGRVGTAAARFLAAERGYRLRIGGRSAEKAWRFARELGDCAEAAVVDARDNQNLTHFTRDCVTVLDCSGTAFSLHGRVRASVLAADAHYVGMTDDGGSRTPAGACSAVLFTGLSGTLAGWVPRWMAEGLDSATRFSGWWGGLGAIPPHTAVSCLLGKRRAVDLPGDDRPDAAPVCGGEGPRAEARPGPVPQEFGSPAPLPAQAVAVRRVLPEELRQQAYLLRLREAHWHEVLKGPGVPAFLDRFTLQHPAAGDGRALMAAARELAKASLRDAAGSSPYQVMYGTLDGLTPEGTPVRRSALLHSTDVTGLVGVIASITAHEVTRGRVSPGVHIMAATLPPRATADWIVRHLPRTTAQTTEARPVNRA; from the coding sequence ATGAGCATCGATACGGCACCCATGATCGGAATCCTCGGCGGGTACGGGCGCGTGGGCACGGCCGCGGCCCGCTTCCTCGCCGCCGAGCGCGGCTACCGCCTGCGGATCGGCGGTCGCTCCGCCGAGAAGGCCTGGCGGTTCGCCCGAGAGCTGGGCGACTGCGCGGAGGCCGCGGTGGTCGACGCCCGCGACAACCAGAACCTGACGCACTTCACCCGTGACTGCGTCACCGTGCTCGACTGCTCCGGGACCGCGTTCTCGCTGCACGGCCGGGTGCGCGCCTCGGTCCTCGCGGCCGACGCCCACTACGTGGGCATGACGGACGACGGCGGCTCGCGTACCCCGGCGGGGGCGTGTTCGGCCGTTCTCTTCACGGGGCTTTCAGGCACCCTGGCCGGGTGGGTGCCGCGCTGGATGGCCGAAGGGCTCGACTCCGCGACCCGTTTCAGCGGCTGGTGGGGCGGCCTCGGCGCCATCCCGCCGCACACGGCGGTCTCCTGTCTGCTCGGCAAGCGCCGGGCGGTCGATCTCCCCGGCGACGACCGCCCCGACGCCGCCCCCGTGTGCGGTGGCGAAGGGCCGCGCGCGGAAGCCCGTCCCGGCCCCGTTCCCCAGGAGTTCGGGTCGCCCGCTCCGCTGCCGGCACAGGCCGTCGCCGTCCGCCGCGTCCTCCCCGAGGAGCTGCGGCAACAGGCCTACCTCCTGCGGCTGCGGGAGGCCCACTGGCACGAGGTGCTCAAGGGGCCCGGCGTGCCCGCCTTCCTCGACCGGTTCACCCTGCAGCATCCGGCGGCGGGCGACGGCAGGGCGCTCATGGCCGCCGCCCGGGAGCTGGCCAAGGCGAGTCTGCGGGACGCGGCCGGCAGTTCCCCATATCAAGTGATGTATGGCACGCTTGACGGGCTGACACCCGAGGGCACCCCCGTGCGGCGGAGCGCTCTGCTGCACAGCACGGACGTGACCGGCCTGGTCGGGGTGATCGCCTCGATCACCGCGCACGAGGTCACGAGGGGCCGGGTTTCGCCCGGTGTCCACATCATGGCGGCTACGCTGCCGCCGAGGGCCACAGCCGACTGGATCGTGCGTCACCTTCCGCGGACGACGGCGCAGACGACGGAGGCCCGACCGGTGAACCGGGCATGA
- a CDS encoding TetR/AcrR family transcriptional regulator, which translates to MSPQTRRTGRTGRPPRLSQEAILTAAQRILDEEGPEHLSMRRLAQELSSTAMALYHHVRDKDELLLLLLERHAQRFPRLRLPAEPRDRLIAASQALHDILAECPWIVEVLASDDLMAVSALWIVENMIDAGIECGLSPEEAVYAYRVIWYYTAGELTIRVNRERHHAGLERPPHRDKAFAALTPEEFPRLAALAGQWDEITTRDTHHEGLVAIVDGLLSRTGAARKAT; encoded by the coding sequence ATGTCGCCTCAGACCCGACGCACCGGCAGGACCGGCCGTCCGCCCCGCCTGTCCCAGGAGGCCATCCTCACGGCGGCCCAGCGAATCCTGGACGAGGAGGGGCCGGAGCACCTGTCGATGCGCCGACTGGCGCAGGAGCTGTCGAGCACGGCGATGGCGCTCTACCACCATGTGCGCGACAAGGACGAGTTGCTGCTCCTCCTGCTCGAGCGCCACGCCCAGCGCTTCCCGCGCCTACGGCTGCCCGCCGAGCCGCGTGATCGCCTGATCGCGGCGAGCCAGGCTCTGCACGACATCCTCGCCGAGTGTCCGTGGATCGTGGAGGTCCTCGCCTCCGACGACCTGATGGCCGTCTCGGCCCTGTGGATCGTGGAAAACATGATCGACGCCGGGATCGAGTGCGGACTCAGCCCGGAGGAGGCCGTCTACGCCTACCGCGTCATCTGGTACTACACCGCGGGCGAGCTCACCATCCGGGTGAACCGCGAGCGGCACCACGCCGGTCTCGAACGACCGCCGCACCGCGACAAGGCCTTCGCTGCGCTGACGCCGGAGGAGTTCCCCCGGCTCGCCGCGCTCGCGGGCCAGTGGGACGAGATCACCACCCGGGACACCCACCACGAGGGCCTTGTGGCCATCGTCGACGGACTGCTGTCGCGGACGGGTGCGGCGCGGAAGGCGACATGA
- a CDS encoding (2,3-dihydroxybenzoyl)adenylate synthase, with the protein MQEGCVPWPESVARTYREQGYWNTDVLGTWLARTPEERAGTALVTAAGSVTHEELDRRADRMAAGLLRAGLTPGDRVVVQLPNDVDLVVLSLALFRTGILPVYALPAHRTTEITHLVTTSGAVAYVCPERVLDCDFRLVAREVLDRTDSLRHVFVAGDPGPYTALSSVDGDPVALPSPDPEDVALFLLSGGTSGPPKLIPRTHADYAYQLRETARLCGVGPDSVYLAALPVEHNFALGCPGVLGTLRAGGTAVLAPAPTADVCFPLIERAGVTITSLVPPLVPLWLDAAEWTDHDLSSLRVLQVGGARLDLETARQVPKALGCTLQQVYGMAEGLLNYTRLDDPEDVIVHTQGRPLSPADEVRVLREDGSEAGPGETGELFTRGPYTLRGYYRAGERNRTRFTQEGFYRTGDLVRRTVEGNFEVVGRINDVVNRGGEKVPTLEVEEHLLAAFPLVGAAVIALPDPLMGERTCACVVPKDSAHPPTLRDVQAAFRGRGVAAYKVPDQLVVLESLPMTGVGKLDKRALRASLDA; encoded by the coding sequence ATGCAAGAGGGCTGCGTGCCTTGGCCTGAATCGGTGGCTCGCACGTACAGGGAGCAGGGGTACTGGAACACGGACGTTCTCGGGACCTGGCTCGCGCGGACACCCGAGGAGCGGGCCGGGACCGCCCTGGTGACGGCAGCCGGCAGCGTGACTCACGAGGAGCTCGACCGGAGGGCCGACCGCATGGCCGCCGGCCTGCTGCGCGCGGGGCTGACACCGGGCGACCGGGTCGTCGTGCAACTCCCCAACGACGTGGACCTCGTGGTGCTGAGCCTGGCGCTCTTCCGGACCGGCATCCTGCCGGTGTACGCCCTGCCCGCACACCGCACAACGGAGATCACCCACCTCGTGACCACGTCCGGGGCGGTGGCCTATGTCTGCCCGGAACGGGTGCTCGACTGCGACTTCCGGCTCGTCGCCCGGGAGGTGCTCGACCGGACGGACAGCCTCCGGCACGTGTTCGTGGCGGGTGATCCGGGCCCGTACACCGCCCTGTCCTCCGTCGACGGCGATCCCGTCGCCCTGCCCTCGCCGGACCCCGAGGACGTCGCGCTGTTCCTGCTGTCCGGCGGCACCTCCGGACCGCCGAAGCTGATACCGCGGACACACGCGGACTACGCGTACCAACTGCGGGAGACCGCGCGGCTGTGCGGTGTCGGGCCGGACAGCGTCTATCTCGCCGCGCTGCCCGTGGAGCACAACTTCGCGCTCGGCTGCCCCGGCGTACTGGGTACGCTCCGCGCCGGAGGAACGGCCGTGCTCGCCCCGGCGCCCACCGCGGACGTGTGCTTCCCGCTCATCGAGCGGGCCGGCGTGACGATCACCTCGCTGGTGCCCCCGCTGGTGCCCCTGTGGCTCGACGCGGCGGAGTGGACGGACCACGACCTGTCCTCCCTACGGGTCCTCCAGGTGGGCGGCGCCCGGCTCGACCTGGAGACGGCACGCCAGGTGCCGAAGGCCCTCGGCTGCACGCTTCAGCAGGTGTACGGGATGGCCGAGGGACTGCTCAACTACACCCGGCTCGACGACCCCGAGGACGTGATCGTCCACACCCAGGGGCGACCGCTGTCACCGGCCGACGAGGTAAGGGTGCTCCGGGAGGACGGGAGCGAAGCCGGACCGGGTGAGACGGGGGAGCTGTTCACCCGCGGGCCGTACACCCTGCGGGGCTACTACCGCGCGGGGGAGCGCAACCGTACCCGGTTCACGCAGGAGGGCTTCTACCGCACGGGTGACCTGGTGCGCCGCACCGTCGAGGGCAACTTCGAGGTCGTCGGAAGAATCAACGACGTGGTCAACCGAGGCGGCGAGAAGGTGCCGACGCTGGAGGTGGAGGAGCATCTGCTCGCTGCCTTCCCGCTCGTCGGCGCCGCCGTGATCGCTCTGCCCGACCCCCTGATGGGGGAGCGGACCTGCGCCTGTGTCGTACCCAAGGACAGCGCGCATCCGCCGACTCTGCGGGATGTGCAGGCCGCGTTCCGGGGCCGGGGGGTCGCCGCCTACAAGGTGCCCGATCAGCTGGTGGTCCTGGAATCGCTGCCGATGACGGGCGTCGGCAAGCTCGACAAGCGCGCCCTGCGCGCGAGCCTGGACGCCTGA
- a CDS encoding thioesterase II family protein — protein MIPLDHRSSSALRVFSRRTHARSRLICFPHAGGAAGGYRDWSLDAPWDVEVYAVQYPGRGDRFDEPAATDMESLLDDLVPALTGACTAGELASAVFFGHSMGAAVAYEAARRLAVTGRPPAALVVSGQPAPSRTRGGALHRATDGELLADLRRLGGTAQEVMGNSALLEALLPTIRSDYRLIETYRPLPGGTLGIPVTVLYADDDPEVTADEAAAWGEVTAGTCEVEVFTGGHFYLETRRATVLPCVFGAARAALPETAAWPCTP, from the coding sequence GTGATACCGCTGGACCACCGTTCGTCCTCGGCCCTGCGCGTGTTCTCCCGGCGCACACACGCGCGCTCCCGGCTGATCTGCTTCCCCCACGCCGGTGGGGCCGCAGGCGGCTATCGCGACTGGTCCCTGGACGCCCCGTGGGACGTCGAGGTGTACGCGGTGCAATACCCCGGCCGCGGCGACCGATTCGACGAGCCGGCCGCCACGGACATGGAGAGCCTGCTGGACGACCTCGTCCCGGCACTGACCGGGGCGTGTACCGCCGGCGAACTCGCGTCCGCCGTCTTCTTCGGGCACAGCATGGGCGCGGCGGTGGCCTACGAGGCCGCACGCAGGCTCGCGGTCACCGGCCGCCCGCCGGCGGCGCTCGTCGTCTCCGGCCAGCCCGCCCCTTCGCGCACCCGGGGCGGCGCCCTCCACCGCGCCACCGACGGGGAACTCCTCGCCGACCTGAGGAGGCTCGGAGGTACCGCCCAGGAGGTCATGGGCAACAGCGCCCTGCTGGAAGCCCTGCTGCCCACCATCCGGAGCGACTACCGGCTCATCGAGACCTACCGGCCGCTGCCCGGTGGCACGCTGGGCATCCCGGTGACCGTGCTGTACGCCGACGACGACCCGGAGGTCACCGCCGACGAGGCCGCTGCCTGGGGCGAGGTCACCGCCGGGACCTGCGAGGTGGAGGTCTTCACGGGCGGCCACTTCTATCTGGAGACTCGGCGCGCGACCGTACTCCCGTGCGTCTTCGGGGCGGCACGGGCAGCGCTGCCCGAGACTGCCGCCTGGCCGTGCACACCGTGA
- a CDS encoding non-ribosomal peptide synthetase, which translates to MSRSTAGQPVDLRREVAALLGVELGPDDDDANLFELGLQSLQLMALVNRMNRAGAGVDFTEMAQDPRLRAWYGLLASREAVRVEASGAEPEPEAVASAPVDEREPFPLTPVQQAYWIGRGTDRPLGGVGCHAYLEIDTRDVVADRLERAVLALVRRHPMLRASFADDGTQRLAESATWPGLTVHDVTDLPADTAEAALVDLRERLSHRVLDVARGEVLDVQLSLRPGGAQRIHVNADLLVADVHSIRLLLSDLAALYADPAGVAELRYTFPQYIADTAAPRAARRERAREYWQRRLPELPGGPALPLAVDPGEIGVPRFVRRGATLTPQEWTALQRKAGEHGLTPAVLLVTAFSEILMRWSGQQRFLLNIPLFDRDQGLHPDIERIVADFTSLLLLDVDLSGADGFADRARAIQSRLHDDVGHAAYTGVDVLRDFVRTDTGTPRTAPVVFACNLDAPLVPDDFAAHFGELSWMVSQTPQVWLDHQVYGTREGGLSLAWDAVEALFPEGVIDTMFAAYTGLVRRLATADWNLPPDIPLPESQLRCRAEVNSVTRRESGRLLHQAFFERAADRAGEPALLWGENGRLSHGELAERALRVAGALAARGVGPGSPVVVTAPKGPDQIAAVLGILAAGGTYVPVGVDQPAERRDRIHALSRCVLVLDGTGAAPSPASEAPVLSLAEAFRAAPLDAPVGVSADETAYVIFTSGSTGTPKGVEVSHRAAVNTVEEIDERYGLGPEDRVLAVSALDFDLSVWDVFGPLAEGGALVLVDENDRRDAHRWLALCERHAVTVWNSVPALMDMLLTASDGASLPGTLRLALLSGDWIGLDLPGRLDRATDGRCRLVALGGATEAAIWSNAHDVTGVPAHWRSIPYGRPLANQRFRVVDPHGRDCPDWVPGELWIGGAGVAQGYRGDPELTRERFPCVPDGRWYRTGDQGRYWPDGTLEFLGRIDHQVKINGFRVELGEIESVLQTHPAVSHVLAAVVGDRTREIAAAFLPAPAPAPSPAATVPIDAGRGREARELEAELTETLLAALLDSLLGPGDQPVGEDALPVAEAGRRHLDSWLEFLRERQVLSRSAGTVTRGPRWTLVRDGERAAALRGRISGTCLQPVVDGWAGAIPLLTAVLAGTADIDALADDPVLSPDGLALVLPGVLACLDAVAQDVEALRTDGARTVDIAEWAGAGGRTAAALLERIKPGTVDYVLLDPRESRTQAAEARLAGSAHLVRTARQDAFAVPESRLAAFDVLVANDALGREPDPDAAARTLALLGRPAGRLFLVAREEASPLAIPTVPVPSPAADVTRWLEALERAGFSGVEVSRREPDGVALITAGCPGAERADHTADPAAIRSWLVDRLPAHMIPGSLVGLAELPLSANGKVDRRRVERALAEAAAPAEGVDDPPRGPVEEAVAELWARVLGAPVTARGAGFFALGGDSLTATRLVAAIRGRLGVELPMRDVLRAPTVAGMAALVSELRAAHGLDPHPGGDPVGAAGGPSEEFEEGEL; encoded by the coding sequence ATGTCACGTAGCACGGCAGGGCAGCCGGTCGATCTCCGCAGAGAGGTCGCCGCGCTGCTGGGGGTCGAACTGGGCCCCGATGACGACGACGCGAACCTCTTCGAACTAGGTCTGCAGTCCCTTCAGTTGATGGCGCTGGTGAACCGGATGAACCGGGCGGGCGCGGGCGTGGACTTCACCGAGATGGCACAGGACCCGCGGCTCCGGGCCTGGTACGGACTGCTCGCCTCGCGCGAGGCGGTCCGCGTGGAGGCGTCTGGGGCGGAGCCGGAGCCAGAAGCCGTTGCCTCCGCCCCCGTCGACGAGCGTGAGCCCTTCCCGCTGACACCCGTCCAGCAGGCCTACTGGATCGGCCGCGGCACCGACCGACCGCTCGGCGGCGTCGGCTGCCACGCCTATCTGGAGATCGACACCCGGGACGTGGTGGCCGACCGCCTTGAGCGAGCCGTGCTGGCTCTGGTCCGCAGACACCCCATGCTCCGTGCCTCGTTCGCGGACGACGGGACACAGCGCCTGGCCGAAAGCGCCACCTGGCCGGGCCTGACGGTCCACGACGTCACGGACCTCCCGGCCGACACTGCCGAGGCCGCCCTGGTGGATCTGCGTGAACGTCTCTCCCACCGGGTGCTCGACGTCGCCCGGGGGGAGGTGCTCGATGTCCAGCTCAGCCTCCGCCCCGGTGGGGCGCAACGCATCCACGTCAACGCCGATCTGCTGGTCGCCGATGTGCACAGCATCCGGCTCCTCCTGTCCGACCTGGCAGCGCTCTACGCCGACCCGGCGGGTGTCGCCGAACTGCGGTACACCTTCCCGCAGTACATCGCGGACACCGCTGCCCCGCGGGCGGCCAGGCGTGAGCGCGCGCGGGAGTACTGGCAGCGGCGCCTGCCGGAACTCCCCGGCGGGCCGGCCCTCCCGCTGGCGGTGGACCCCGGCGAGATCGGGGTGCCCCGGTTCGTACGGCGGGGGGCCACCCTGACTCCGCAGGAGTGGACGGCCCTTCAGCGGAAGGCCGGCGAACACGGCCTCACTCCGGCCGTGTTGCTGGTCACCGCCTTCTCCGAGATCCTGATGCGATGGAGCGGTCAGCAGCGGTTCCTGCTCAACATCCCGCTGTTCGACCGCGATCAGGGCCTCCACCCCGACATCGAGCGCATCGTGGCCGACTTCACCAGCCTGCTGCTGCTCGACGTCGACCTGTCCGGTGCCGACGGCTTCGCCGACCGGGCCCGCGCGATCCAGTCGCGCCTGCACGACGACGTCGGTCACGCCGCGTACACCGGGGTCGACGTGCTGCGCGACTTCGTCCGCACCGACACCGGAACCCCGCGCACGGCGCCCGTGGTCTTCGCCTGCAACCTCGACGCGCCCCTGGTGCCCGACGACTTCGCCGCGCACTTCGGCGAGTTGTCCTGGATGGTCTCCCAGACCCCCCAGGTCTGGCTCGACCACCAGGTGTACGGCACCCGCGAGGGTGGCCTGTCACTGGCCTGGGACGCCGTTGAGGCGCTGTTCCCCGAGGGCGTGATCGACACGATGTTCGCGGCGTACACCGGCCTGGTGCGGCGCCTGGCGACCGCCGACTGGAACCTTCCGCCGGACATACCCCTGCCCGAGTCCCAGCTCCGATGTCGCGCCGAGGTGAACTCTGTGACCCGGCGGGAGAGCGGTCGCCTCCTGCACCAGGCGTTCTTCGAGCGGGCTGCCGACCGGGCCGGCGAGCCCGCGCTGCTCTGGGGGGAGAACGGCCGTCTCAGCCACGGCGAACTGGCGGAGCGCGCGCTGCGCGTGGCCGGTGCGCTCGCCGCACGGGGCGTCGGGCCCGGCAGCCCGGTTGTCGTCACCGCGCCCAAGGGCCCTGACCAGATCGCGGCGGTGCTGGGCATCCTGGCGGCGGGCGGTACGTACGTACCCGTCGGCGTCGACCAGCCGGCCGAGCGCAGGGACCGCATCCATGCACTCAGCCGCTGCGTACTCGTCCTGGACGGCACCGGCGCGGCGCCCTCACCGGCATCCGAGGCTCCCGTCCTGTCCCTCGCGGAGGCCTTCCGGGCGGCACCGCTCGACGCCCCGGTGGGCGTCTCCGCCGACGAGACCGCCTACGTGATCTTCACCTCCGGTTCGACCGGTACGCCCAAGGGCGTCGAGGTCAGCCATCGTGCCGCGGTCAACACCGTGGAGGAGATCGACGAGCGGTACGGGCTGGGGCCCGAGGACCGTGTTCTCGCCGTCTCCGCCCTGGACTTCGACCTCTCGGTGTGGGACGTCTTCGGCCCGCTGGCCGAGGGCGGGGCTCTCGTGCTGGTCGACGAGAACGACCGGCGCGACGCCCACCGATGGCTCGCGCTCTGCGAGCGCCACGCCGTCACCGTGTGGAACTCCGTGCCCGCGCTGATGGACATGCTCCTCACCGCGTCCGACGGGGCGTCTCTTCCGGGAACCCTGCGCCTCGCGCTGCTTTCGGGCGACTGGATCGGTCTCGACCTGCCCGGGCGACTGGACCGTGCGACGGACGGCCGGTGCCGGCTGGTCGCCCTCGGTGGCGCCACCGAGGCCGCGATCTGGTCCAACGCCCACGATGTCACCGGCGTGCCCGCGCACTGGCGGTCCATTCCGTACGGCAGGCCACTGGCCAACCAGCGGTTCCGTGTGGTCGACCCGCACGGCCGGGACTGCCCGGACTGGGTGCCCGGAGAGCTGTGGATCGGCGGCGCCGGCGTGGCGCAGGGCTACCGAGGCGACCCCGAGCTGACGAGGGAGCGTTTCCCCTGTGTGCCGGACGGGCGCTGGTACCGCACCGGCGACCAGGGACGCTACTGGCCGGACGGCACACTCGAGTTCCTGGGCCGCATCGACCACCAGGTCAAGATCAACGGATTCCGCGTCGAGCTGGGCGAGATCGAGTCCGTACTCCAGACGCACCCCGCCGTCTCGCACGTCCTCGCCGCCGTCGTCGGTGACCGGACGCGGGAGATCGCGGCGGCCTTCCTGCCTGCCCCGGCCCCCGCCCCGTCCCCGGCCGCCACGGTACCGATCGACGCCGGCCGAGGGCGGGAGGCCCGCGAGCTGGAAGCGGAGCTGACCGAGACGCTTCTCGCCGCTCTGCTCGACTCCCTGCTCGGCCCGGGTGACCAGCCCGTCGGGGAGGACGCGCTGCCGGTGGCGGAGGCGGGGCGCCGACACCTGGACTCCTGGCTGGAGTTTCTGCGGGAACGGCAGGTTCTGAGCCGCTCGGCCGGGACCGTGACCCGCGGCCCCCGCTGGACTCTGGTCCGCGACGGAGAACGGGCCGCCGCGCTGCGCGGCCGGATCTCCGGCACCTGCCTCCAGCCGGTCGTGGACGGCTGGGCCGGCGCGATCCCCCTGCTGACGGCGGTGCTCGCCGGCACGGCCGACATCGACGCCCTGGCCGACGACCCCGTCCTGTCTCCGGACGGGCTCGCCCTCGTACTGCCCGGCGTCCTCGCCTGCCTGGACGCCGTCGCACAGGACGTGGAGGCGCTGCGGACCGACGGGGCCCGGACGGTCGACATCGCCGAGTGGGCCGGCGCGGGCGGCAGGACCGCCGCCGCGCTGCTGGAGCGGATCAAGCCCGGCACGGTCGACTACGTGCTGCTCGATCCCCGGGAGTCACGGACCCAGGCCGCCGAGGCCAGGCTCGCCGGTTCAGCGCACCTCGTACGGACCGCCCGTCAGGACGCCTTCGCCGTACCCGAGTCGAGGCTCGCGGCCTTCGACGTCCTCGTGGCGAACGACGCACTGGGCCGGGAGCCGGACCCGGACGCGGCCGCGCGCACGCTGGCCCTGCTGGGCAGGCCCGCCGGCCGGCTGTTCCTCGTCGCGCGCGAGGAGGCCTCCCCGCTGGCGATCCCGACGGTGCCGGTCCCGTCCCCGGCCGCTGACGTGACGCGGTGGCTGGAGGCCCTGGAACGGGCCGGATTCTCCGGTGTCGAGGTGTCCAGGCGCGAGCCCGACGGCGTGGCTCTGATCACTGCCGGGTGCCCCGGAGCGGAGCGTGCCGACCACACCGCCGACCCGGCGGCGATACGGTCCTGGCTCGTCGACCGGCTCCCCGCGCACATGATCCCCGGTTCCCTCGTCGGCCTGGCCGAACTGCCGCTGAGCGCCAACGGCAAGGTGGACCGGCGGCGGGTCGAGCGGGCCCTTGCGGAAGCCGCCGCCCCGGCCGAGGGCGTCGACGATCCCCCGCGTGGCCCTGTGGAGGAGGCGGTGGCTGAGCTCTGGGCACGCGTACTCGGCGCGCCCGTGACCGCGCGTGGCGCGGGGTTCTTCGCCCTCGGCGGGGACAGCCTGACGGCGACCCGCCTGGTGGCCGCCATCCGCGGCCGGCTGGGCGTCGAGCTGCCGATGCGCGATGTGCTGCGGGCCCCGACCGTGGCCGGAATGGCCGCGCTCGTGAGCGAGTTGAGGGCGGCGCACGGTCTGGACCCGCATCCGGGTGGCGACCCGGTGGGAGCGGCGGGCGGCCCGTCCGAGGAGTTCGAGGAGGGCGAGCTGTGA